The Raphanus sativus cultivar WK10039 chromosome 2, ASM80110v3, whole genome shotgun sequence DNA segment gaaaaaaaaagataactaaTTTTCAAACTTACTGAGAATTCAATGTCAAAAACTGATGGAGTAAGCATCGACTATCGAGGTCATCTATAAAATTCTTTGTCTGCATCTAGCAAGCAAGCatacaataatttaaataaaatggtCCCAAGTTTATTATGTAATCATGTAACTCTGTTTTCTATTCTTTTCTGTTACCAatgtatcttttctttttgtcgtCGTTACTCGTTACCAATGAATCTAGTCATTTTAAAGTGATGCTCCAGATAACATATATTCaagttttttgtatttttaacatataatatatagacaagacctattatatattaaagaaTTTGACGTGAGAGAATTGACATGAAATATCTTAAAAAGGAACAATTGTAGTATTATTGAAGATTTAGACACGTGAAAgcacatttcttttttttttgtcaacgttaAAAGATAAAACCAGATACATCATACATACGAATGTAATATCACGTATGCATGAATGTATGAATTTTGACTATTTTGCATAAccttgtattttaatttatcttGCAATCCGCGTTACGAGATTTTTGGAACCAGTCAcatgttattttcttattattatccGAGAGATTAAATCTAATACTAGGAATGATTAATGTAATTATGCTAATCTAAAATGTCCAATAATGTCTACCATGGAAAATTTTTAGTCTTcttgaaaaaaaaggaaaaaagtgtAGGAATAACACTGAATTCGACAAATGTCACAAATCAATGAGAGATGCCACtacttttttttgtcgacaTGAGAGATGCTACTACTAAGCTTAGCTACTAAATTTGcatattgtttttcttaaatgacTAAACTACCCCAGCATAATTACAACTATCAACAAATTCCAGATACCCTTCACTCTTCTATCGTGCTCAGCTCCGCCGCGTAGCATTCCCTCCTCCGGCGACTACTAGTACTACCACCACCGTCAGCGTCAGCGTTTCTCTCCTTCCTCCTTCCGAAGCCTGAACCAACGGTATCATCACAGGAGGCAACTCTAACGCGATATTTATCACCAGGGACAATAGGATCTACACGTCTCCGGCGACagcctcctccaccaccaccacttctCATGAGCGCAGAGTTAGCTTTAGCGGCCAATGCAGCCATCTCCTCCGCTTGAAGTGGCTGACGAAGATAACGAAGAGGAAGAGCGAAGTATATCTGACCTAGCTGAAGCTCTTCGTCCGCGCTAATGGCAGAAAGAGCCTCATCGAACTCCATGTCGTCCGAGTTACAGATAAAACACATGGGGTTCTTCTGCAAAACGTATCCGACCTTCACGGGTTTCGTGAACTCCATCATCCTCCCGTCTAGCAAGATCAGTTTCGCCGTGGCCACTTGAGTCGACTCAGTCGAAGTGCATATACCCATTATGTATTTCTTTTGGTGAACTCGTTGAGCTGACTCGTAAGTCGTAACTCGTTTGCCGGTGAAAGGAGTGGGAATAATAATGTGGTAAGAGAAAGAGAAGTGCTGTgttataaatagagaaaatttTTGATGCCACGTGGGATTTTGTCGTCTTGTAGACCAATAGAAGTGTGATGACAGGCTGTATAAGTGGTGGGGAGGATGACAGCTTTGTCTTGTTTAGATAATTTAccactttattattatttttacgtATAATTACCATGTCAGTGACTgcacttaattattatgaaatAGATTCAGTTACTTTTGAAGCTTTAAATAGAACTGTTTTCGCGCGTTCATACATgtaacattttttcttttaacagtGTGTAGAGTACCATCTAGTATATGTGATGTCTATAAGAAAATGAATATGATTGTAATATATGGTTTTATTAGTGTATTATGAAGAAGAACACGCTTATTTTGTGAATATTATGTGTATCGTGGATAGGTAAACTATCAGTTTACTACATTGATACAAATGCGTGTGGGGTAGATTGGTGGGTTAACTTACTAAGATGAAAgatctaaaattaaatatccGACATAAAAACAATAGGGTCCATTTTTATTGATGCCCTTTATGACTAGgttacaattttaaatatatatttatatattatttaccaTTTTTGCATCTGAATAATTATGAacttttttgtgaaaaataattatgaacTTTCTTGTCACTTTTAAATCTGTGATTTTGATTGGGGAATAAGCTGTCGGATCCTTTAAATTCATCAAGATATATATAACATGTGTTGTTTTCCCTATAATTTTTGTCGTgtgtttttatatgtttctaAAACAAAGTAGTTAATGAAGCATTAGTTTGATAATAAGAATATAACAAAGTTGTCATGACTTAAGCTAAATAGAGTACGCACTTTTCTTTTTCGACCATGGGTTTACATATTCCTCGTAAATAGACTTGTTTGCAGTTTTGGTTTACCAAGTTGCGTAATAAGGACTACTACTATTTTACCTTTCTAAATTGTACATAGAGGCATTTACCCAATCAAAAATGAAGGTGGGAGAGAAAAACAACAATTTTATGTAAAGACAATAGCTAgatagaatatataattttcaagtAGCTCTTTAAAAACTATTTGATTGCGAATGTAAGAAAAACATGATTTGATTTTGTTGATCGATGTATATACACTTCCGAGAGCATATTCAGTATGCGAGTTAGGTGATCTCAAGTTGTATAGACTCTGAGCATTGTTTTGGGAAATTAAATAGTAATATTTGATCACCACCATCTTAAGTTCTCGGGTTTTGTCAGTATCCCTCGGAATCTACAATCCAGTAAAACTTGTAAGATAATGATTGGATTTTATCCTTACACAACTATAAGCTGATTGTATAACAATTCGATCATAATTACAATCACTACGCAATTAACTAGTCTTGATTTACTGAAATTCATGAGTTATTTTTTGCTTTATAATGTTACATTCTCTATATACATGTATGTTTCATACCACCAAATGAAAATAATCGACCGCTGAATGTCCAGGAAACATAAAGGAGGGAGTGTTAAAAAAGCAAGAGGAGAAGTGTCCAGTGGCCTGATTACTTATAGCCACGTTTCGTCTTTCCATTCATGAGATGCCGCGTAAACTCGGTACGTCCCTCGTTGCCTGTTGACGTCGCTCGTTATTGTTCATGCTTTCTGATAGTAAGAGCTTCTTAAATACAACAAAGTCAAAATGAATAGAAATCGGTGTATATGGTTCAGAATTAtgcatcattcaaattttatttgggTTGTTTATTGGATCTGGATGAGGCGTCGGTCAATAGGTGGTTAATTGTCAACTATCACAGCGATGCCAGCCAGAAATGAAGTGTTTAGCTAATACCACTATCGTTTTCACGTTCTTTTGGGTCAAACGACCACTCTAAATTTTGTAGTAATAAAAAACCGATTTGACTATGTCCTAATAATGGATCGTTACAGGCTGAAACTAATCATCTAAACTCTCTCAGTTGATATAAAATATGGACACTAAGCTCAATATATATGCTTTTTATATTCTAATATGTATAGTATCATTTATCTTGCTTGTTCGAAAATGGCCTTGCTACAGTATATTATCACATTTGAAGAAATCTAAAATATCAATCATTTTCAAACATTGTATACGTAAAAGTCAGATGAAAAGATGGAGCTGGACTGTCGAAGCAATGCTTGTTAGTCAAAATACACTCTTAATctgtgtttaaatatttttgtacacAATAATGTCTATGTTCTTTGTTATAAGATACTTATGTCTTAATTACgtgtgtttgtttttatttattactttttctGTTACataatctaaatatatatgCGTTTGTGAaatttaatactccctccgtttcatattatttgtcgttctaagtctttgcacacagattaagaaaacatttaattttatatatttcaaaataaaaatactattaccaata contains these protein-coding regions:
- the LOC108839816 gene encoding uncharacterized protein LOC108839816, whose translation is MGICTSTESTQVATAKLILLDGRMMEFTKPVKVGYVLQKNPMCFICNSDDMEFDEALSAISADEELQLGQIYFALPLRYLRQPLQAEEMAALAAKANSALMRSGGGGGGCRRRRVDPIVPGDKYRVRVASCDDTVGSGFGRRKERNADADGGGSTSSRRRRECYAAELSTIEE